Genomic window (Neoarius graeffei isolate fNeoGra1 chromosome 13, fNeoGra1.pri, whole genome shotgun sequence):
AATACACATGCTATATTTCTGTGTTttaatgtgtgttttttgttaTAATGTTGGAGCTGTTCATGTCCCAGTGAGTTTCGAGTCAGGCTCGGCCCTGACGCTGGGATGTGATGATGAGTAAATTCACTCCAGTGTTTCCTTCACTGCTGCTTCCTGCGTAGTgcactcaggttactgtctgtgtggagttgcacatgttctccctgtgtctgtctgggtttcttccgggttctctggtttctctGAGCGAAGAAGGAGGTTtcattttgttgtttcttttcctCTGTCTTCTTCTCTCAGGTCTGAGCTTTAGTTTGAATTTAACAAATTCAGAATTCAAAAATTATAATAATCTATTGAAAACaggaaggcttttaaagtgaatctCTCTGAAAGCTCCAGAGAAGTGTATATGTGGTGTTTTTCCAAGTCGTGTGTGTAGACGTGTGATTTTGGAGTGTGAGATCTGGATTTAATAAAACACACACCACTTCAGGACAACCTACAGCAACGCAGCACACACTCCGGCCTCGTCCTTTATCACACCTCCACATTTCCATCCTCCAATCAGAAATGAGTCCAGAGACTTATCTTGTTTACTTTGAGCTGGGTGTGTCCTTGAACGTGTCCAATCAGTGATAGTGGTGGGCGGAGCCTGTGAGGGCCAAGCTGGTCTTTATAAATGTGCTGGAAACCAGAAGGTGGTTAAAACTGAAGCTGACTGAAGGATCAACAACAGGATTTTGATCTTTAGGCAGTAAATACACaggtactgtatttttattatttactgaattttTTGAAAATTCACAAAGAAACTTAGAAATGTTTAAATTAAACATTTTCTTTATGTTTATGTTGTAGAGAGAAACGGTGAGTGGTGGATCAGGACCAGAGGAAAACAGAGATCAGAGACAGAAGACCATCTGCCATGAGAGAGGAGGACAGTTGTGGAGATTTCCCCAAAGGTGGAGTGATTCCCCGGGAAGAGGACGAGGAGCACCGCAATAATAAATGTCCTGTTGTTGTGACCCGAAAACGGCTGACGAGCCCTAAGAAGGAGCTCAGCACTGATCTGCTTGCTGAAGATAAAACCATCGCACCATCCATCCCTAAACGTCCCAAAAAGAATTTGCCATCTCCTTCTTCATCCTCATCCTCAACCTCACTGGTGCCGTTGGTGAGCTCGGTGTCTCCACTTCCTGCTCAGCAGTTTGAGGATCTTCATTCTCAGAGAGTCATCGCTAATGTGAGGGAACGTCAGCGCACACAGTCTCTGAATGACGCCTTCGCCTCGCTCAGGAAAATCATTCCCACAC
Coding sequences:
- the twist3 gene encoding twist3; translated protein: MREEDSCGDFPKGGVIPREEDEEHRNNKCPVVVTRKRLTSPKKELSTDLLAEDKTIAPSIPKRPKKNLPSPSSSSSSTSLVPLVSSVSPLPAQQFEDLHSQRVIANVRERQRTQSLNDAFASLRKIIPTLPSDKLSKIQILKLASRYIDFLYQVLQSDDGQMDTKMASCNYLAHERLSYAFSVWRMEGAWSMSATH